The following coding sequences are from one Desertifilum tharense IPPAS B-1220 window:
- a CDS encoding KGG domain-containing protein, translating into MAQNSDTSNRGFASMDEDKQREIASKGGKAAHEKGTAHEFSSEEAQEAGRKGGQAVSKDRKHMAEIGREGGKNSQKKR; encoded by the coding sequence ATGGCTCAGAATTCAGATACTAGCAATCGCGGTTTTGCCTCAATGGACGAAGACAAGCAACGCGAAATCGCAAGCAAAGGCGGCAAAGCAGCCCATGAAAAAGGAACGGCTCATGAGTTTTCTTCCGAAGAAGCTCAAGAAGCCGGTCGCAAAGGCGGTCAAGCCGTCAGCAAAGATAGAAAACACATGGCAGAAATTGGTCGCGAAGGTGGCAAAAACAGTCAGAAAAAACGTTAA
- a CDS encoding methyltransferase domain-containing protein — protein MTSTLYQQIQQLYDTSSGLWEQVWGEHMHHGYYGPTGREQKERRQAQIELIEELLKWGQVQQPQHILDVGCGIGGSSLYLAEKFQAAVTGITLSPVQAARAEVRAQTANLSQVQFQVADALNMPFAEGSFDLVWSLESGEHMPDKQKFIQECYRVLKPGGMFLMATWCHRPSGEGNWPLTPDELSHLAEIYRVYCLPYVISLPEYETIAVNQGFQEVRTADWSAAVAPFWNIVIDSVLEPSAFMGLLTSNWITIQAALSLGLMSRGYERGLVRFGLLSGKKG, from the coding sequence ATGACTTCGACACTTTATCAACAAATTCAGCAATTGTACGATACATCCTCCGGTCTGTGGGAACAGGTCTGGGGAGAACACATGCACCACGGCTACTATGGACCAACGGGTCGAGAGCAAAAGGAACGGCGACAGGCTCAAATTGAACTGATTGAAGAACTGCTGAAGTGGGGTCAAGTGCAGCAGCCCCAACATATCTTAGATGTGGGTTGCGGTATTGGCGGGAGTTCGCTGTACCTGGCCGAAAAGTTCCAAGCGGCGGTTACGGGCATTACCCTGAGTCCCGTACAGGCGGCGCGGGCTGAGGTTCGCGCCCAAACGGCTAATCTCTCCCAGGTGCAGTTTCAAGTCGCCGATGCTTTGAATATGCCTTTTGCAGAGGGTTCTTTTGATTTGGTTTGGTCGCTGGAAAGTGGCGAACATATGCCAGATAAGCAAAAGTTTATTCAGGAATGTTACCGCGTGCTGAAGCCGGGTGGGATGTTTTTAATGGCGACTTGGTGTCATCGTCCAAGCGGCGAGGGGAATTGGCCGCTAACGCCGGATGAGTTAAGCCATCTAGCAGAAATTTATCGGGTTTATTGTTTGCCCTATGTGATTTCTTTGCCAGAATATGAAACGATTGCGGTTAACCAGGGGTTTCAGGAGGTTCGCACGGCAGACTGGTCGGCGGCGGTTGCCCCTTTTTGGAATATTGTGATTGATTCGGTTTTAGAACCGTCGGCTTTTATGGGTTTGTTAACGAGCAATTGGATTACGATTCAGGCGGCTTTGTCTTTGGGGTTGATGAGTCGCGGCTACGAACGCGGTTTAGTCAGGTTTGGACTGTTATCGGGCAAAAAAGGATAA
- a CDS encoding TrkH family potassium uptake protein — protein MSVARTICLGFLAVIAVGTLLLMLPVSISSEGAATIAGPVDYFVKAWFTSTSAVCVTGLSIVNIREFYSFFGQIVLCALVQVGGLGYMTATTFLLLLLGRRLNLRDKIAIQQSLDTTGIAGVKQLITSIISVTLIFEITGIFLLLAVFIPDLGWSEGLWYAIFHSVNSFNNAGFSLFDNNYINYVTSPLLNFTVIVLIIFGGIGYEVIMELYLGIRQRLVNQKAVFIFSLHFKLVTSTTLFLLLVGTLAFFQTEYNNPLTLQPLSFSEKLMAAFFQSVTTRTAGFNTLDMAGMTTAALFITIALMFIGASPGSTGGGIKTTTSRLLISCTTAALQGRDEIICYKRQIPVSLIIKAIGVTVGSLLVVIISTTLITLSDQGQNFNFIRIFFEAVSAFATVGLSTGITAELSLPSQIVLIGTMYIGRVGILLLMAAIRGTPEPQAIRYPEENLLVG, from the coding sequence GTGTCTGTTGCTCGAACGATTTGCTTGGGATTTCTAGCTGTGATTGCCGTAGGGACGTTGCTTTTAATGCTCCCAGTTTCCATTTCCTCAGAAGGTGCAGCCACCATCGCCGGCCCGGTTGACTACTTTGTCAAGGCATGGTTTACCTCAACTTCGGCCGTTTGCGTCACGGGTTTATCTATTGTCAACATTCGGGAATTCTATTCTTTTTTCGGTCAAATCGTCCTCTGCGCCCTGGTTCAGGTCGGGGGTCTAGGCTACATGACAGCAACGACCTTTCTGTTATTGCTATTAGGTCGGCGTTTGAACCTCCGGGACAAAATAGCCATTCAACAATCCTTAGACACAACTGGAATTGCTGGCGTTAAGCAGTTAATTACTTCAATTATTTCTGTCACCCTAATTTTTGAAATTACGGGCATATTTTTATTGCTTGCCGTCTTTATTCCCGACCTCGGTTGGTCGGAGGGACTCTGGTACGCTATTTTTCATAGCGTGAATTCCTTCAATAATGCTGGATTCAGCTTATTTGATAATAACTATATCAACTACGTCACCTCTCCGCTGTTGAATTTCACAGTCATTGTCCTGATTATTTTCGGGGGAATTGGTTATGAAGTGATTATGGAACTCTATCTAGGAATTCGCCAGCGTCTAGTTAATCAAAAGGCGGTTTTTATTTTTTCCTTGCACTTCAAACTGGTGACAAGTACCACCCTATTTCTATTACTCGTTGGCACTCTAGCTTTCTTTCAAACCGAATACAATAACCCCCTAACCTTGCAACCTTTGAGTTTTAGTGAAAAACTTATGGCCGCCTTTTTTCAATCTGTAACCACGCGAACGGCTGGGTTTAACACCCTGGATATGGCTGGGATGACGACGGCCGCTTTATTTATTACGATCGCGCTGATGTTTATTGGAGCTAGTCCGGGCAGTACGGGGGGAGGAATTAAAACCACAACGTCCAGATTGCTGATCAGTTGTACCACAGCCGCCCTGCAAGGTCGAGACGAAATTATTTGCTATAAACGCCAGATTCCCGTCAGTTTAATTATTAAAGCCATTGGCGTGACCGTGGGTTCTCTGTTGGTTGTAATTATTTCCACAACGCTGATCACCCTTTCCGATCAAGGACAAAACTTTAACTTTATCCGCATCTTTTTTGAAGCCGTCTCTGCCTTTGCCACGGTTGGGTTATCAACGGGAATTACAGCAGAACTTTCTTTACCCTCCCAAATTGTCTTAATTGGGACGATGTATATCGGTCGGGTAGGAATCTTGCTGCTGATGGCAGCAATTCGCGGCACCCCCGAACCGCAAGCGATCCGCTACCCTGAAGAGAATTTGCTCGTCGGATAG
- a CDS encoding TrkA family potassium uptake protein, giving the protein MNLSSFSFFRPARSGSQQFAVIGLGRFGRAVCSTLHKMGYEVMGADFDAKQVTQVANDQTATHVMELDSTDPVALKQAGIFEFDTVIVAIGNFIEESVITTLNLKEGGVSYVVAKASSQIHEKLLKKVGADRVVFPEYEMGCTLARSLTQPSILERFELDPDNSIVEVLVPAEFDGKTIAETQLRNRYGLNLIAISQDRKLEINPISSQRLQKGSAMVLIGSNKDINRLPL; this is encoded by the coding sequence GTGAACTTGTCGTCTTTTAGTTTCTTTCGTCCAGCTCGGAGCGGCTCTCAGCAGTTTGCTGTGATTGGCTTAGGGCGTTTTGGTCGGGCCGTCTGTTCTACCCTGCATAAGATGGGTTACGAGGTCATGGGGGCGGACTTTGACGCCAAACAGGTGACGCAAGTGGCGAACGATCAGACTGCTACCCATGTCATGGAGTTGGACTCAACCGATCCGGTAGCGCTTAAACAAGCCGGAATTTTTGAGTTTGATACGGTCATTGTCGCCATTGGCAACTTTATCGAGGAAAGCGTGATTACCACCCTGAACTTAAAAGAGGGAGGGGTGTCCTATGTTGTGGCAAAGGCATCCTCGCAAATTCACGAAAAATTGCTGAAAAAAGTGGGAGCCGACCGCGTGGTGTTTCCTGAGTACGAAATGGGCTGTACCTTAGCGCGATCGCTCACGCAACCCAGTATTTTAGAACGCTTTGAACTCGACCCAGACAACAGCATCGTGGAAGTATTAGTCCCCGCTGAGTTTGACGGTAAAACCATCGCCGAAACCCAACTCCGCAATCGCTACGGTCTTAACTTAATTGCCATTAGCCAAGATCGCAAGCTGGAAATCAACCCCATTTCCAGCCAGCGCCTGCAAAAAGGGTCAGCAATGGTCTTAATTGGCTCAAACAAAGACATCAATCGCTTGCCCCTTTAA
- a CDS encoding anhydro-N-acetylmuramic acid kinase translates to MEKHPQYVIGLMSGTSVDGIDAALVKISGQQADLNVELVAAHTYPYPDELRSQILQLAQGTPLSLPALAEVDDKIAQAFAEAALAVQANQRQPADLIGSHGQTVYHRPPVNRGDRYNPQSQTSSSKSTIELGYSLQLGRGAMIAHLTGITTVSNFRAADIAVQGQGAPLVPRIDVCLLGHPTQSRCIQNIGGIGNLTYLPPAPLTQLDAVCGWDTGPGNLLLDLAVAHFSEGQQTFDRNGAWAASGTPCQALVQHWLQDPYFAQTPPKSTGREYFGVEFLDQCLADARAYALSPADLLATLTELTARSIVENYRQFLPQMPDCVLLCGGGSRNLYLKERLQQLLAPRSVLTTDEVGVSAEFKEAIAFAVLGYWRVMGIPGNLPRVTGAKGQAMPLGDIFRV, encoded by the coding sequence GTGGAAAAACACCCTCAATATGTTATCGGCCTAATGAGCGGCACCTCTGTCGATGGAATTGATGCCGCCTTGGTCAAAATTTCAGGGCAACAAGCCGATCTCAACGTCGAACTGGTTGCGGCTCATACCTACCCCTACCCTGACGAATTGCGATCGCAAATCCTCCAACTCGCCCAAGGAACCCCCCTGTCCCTACCCGCCCTCGCCGAAGTTGACGACAAAATCGCTCAAGCCTTTGCTGAAGCCGCCCTCGCCGTGCAAGCCAACCAACGCCAACCAGCCGACTTAATTGGCTCGCACGGTCAAACGGTTTACCACAGACCGCCAGTAAACCGAGGAGATCGGTATAATCCGCAATCTCAAACCTCTAGCAGCAAATCTACAATTGAGTTGGGATATAGTCTCCAGCTTGGACGAGGCGCAATGATTGCTCACCTGACGGGAATCACCACCGTCAGTAACTTTCGAGCCGCAGATATCGCCGTTCAGGGACAAGGCGCGCCCCTCGTTCCCCGCATCGATGTTTGTCTGTTGGGGCACCCAACCCAAAGTCGTTGCATCCAAAATATCGGGGGAATTGGCAATCTCACCTATCTACCACCCGCCCCCCTGACTCAATTAGATGCCGTTTGCGGCTGGGATACCGGGCCAGGAAATCTCCTGTTAGACTTAGCCGTTGCCCATTTCAGCGAAGGTCAACAAACCTTCGATCGCAATGGCGCTTGGGCCGCATCCGGAACCCCTTGCCAAGCCTTAGTCCAACACTGGTTACAAGATCCCTACTTTGCTCAAACACCGCCGAAATCCACAGGACGAGAATATTTTGGCGTCGAGTTTTTAGACCAATGTCTAGCAGACGCTCGCGCTTATGCCCTAAGCCCTGCCGACCTCTTGGCAACGCTAACGGAGTTGACCGCCCGCTCGATTGTGGAAAATTATCGGCAGTTTTTACCCCAAATGCCGGATTGCGTCTTGTTATGTGGAGGAGGGAGTCGTAATCTGTACTTAAAGGAACGATTGCAACAACTCTTGGCTCCCCGTTCAGTATTAACCACCGATGAAGTCGGAGTCAGTGCTGAGTTTAAAGAAGCGATCGCATTTGCGGTTTTGGGATATTGGCGAGTGATGGGAATTCCCGGCAATCTGCCTCGCGTCACCGGGGCCAAGGGTCAAGCTATGCCGTTAGGCGATATCTTTAGGGTTTAA
- a CDS encoding serine/threonine-protein kinase: MSDPNIGRLLDNRYQLVELLGKGAMGQVYLAKDVLLGGVSVAIKFLSQTLLNKKMRDRFEREATTSALLGQRSMHIVRVMDYGVNSDDVPFYVMEYLRGESLSDLISTSPLSIPRFINVTRQICLGLQCAHEGIEKDNRIYSIIHRDIKPSNILVTNDPTVGELVKILDFGIAKILADDSGQTNCFMGTLAYSSPEQMEGKELDNRSDIYSLGVMMFQMLTGKMPLQAETHTFGGWYKTHHHQSPRTFASVDPNLKLPKALETTIMGCLEKDPKNRPQSVNEIIKTLDPLSARFSHAQSIGQRIGQVLQTRPVVADPQRTDVPSLEEVCRLQSWPKDKPLAQIVFPQVLATSRETVVTLWVMLNKSEIQQRQFSTLYNKLYKNFLCMMSPHPMVLWLTVLYNREHGPRWLRCYLDLKTAKGQEMVRLLGQKGTYQILLFAVEEPQRCAQAISVRLNPSQCQLLQDWANSSQIINAAQPNLSKSLLKQEFEKLQPQILMKLQSDDPDTSFS, translated from the coding sequence ATGAGCGATCCCAATATTGGCCGACTTTTAGACAATCGCTATCAACTCGTGGAGTTGTTAGGTAAAGGAGCAATGGGGCAAGTGTACCTTGCCAAAGATGTTTTGTTGGGCGGGGTTTCGGTTGCCATTAAATTTTTATCCCAAACATTACTCAACAAGAAAATGCGCGATCGCTTTGAGCGAGAAGCTACAACCAGCGCTCTGTTGGGTCAAAGAAGTATGCACATCGTCCGAGTCATGGACTATGGCGTCAATAGCGATGATGTGCCTTTTTACGTGATGGAATACTTGCGCGGGGAAAGTCTCAGCGATTTAATCAGCACGAGTCCCCTGTCTATCCCCCGCTTTATTAACGTAACGCGCCAAATTTGCCTGGGGTTGCAATGCGCTCACGAAGGGATTGAAAAAGATAACCGCATTTATTCGATCATTCATCGCGACATCAAACCCAGTAATATCCTCGTGACCAACGACCCCACCGTCGGCGAATTGGTCAAAATTCTCGACTTTGGGATTGCAAAAATTCTCGCCGATGATAGCGGTCAAACCAACTGTTTTATGGGAACGCTCGCCTACTCTTCCCCAGAACAGATGGAAGGGAAAGAACTCGATAACCGCTCTGATATCTACAGTTTGGGCGTGATGATGTTTCAAATGCTGACGGGCAAAATGCCCCTCCAAGCCGAAACGCATACCTTTGGCGGTTGGTATAAAACCCATCATCACCAGTCCCCGCGCACGTTTGCCTCGGTCGATCCCAATCTGAAATTGCCGAAAGCGCTGGAAACAACAATTATGGGGTGCTTGGAAAAAGACCCCAAAAACCGCCCGCAAAGCGTTAATGAGATTATTAAAACCCTAGACCCCCTCAGCGCCCGCTTCAGCCACGCTCAATCTATCGGTCAGCGTATTGGTCAGGTGTTGCAAACCCGCCCGGTTGTCGCCGATCCTCAGCGCACCGATGTTCCCTCCCTAGAAGAGGTTTGTCGCCTCCAATCTTGGCCTAAAGATAAACCCCTGGCTCAAATCGTCTTTCCCCAAGTGCTGGCAACCAGCCGCGAAACCGTGGTGACGCTTTGGGTAATGCTGAATAAAAGCGAAATTCAGCAGCGCCAATTTAGTACGCTTTATAACAAGCTCTACAAGAACTTCCTGTGCATGATGTCTCCTCACCCGATGGTGTTGTGGCTGACTGTTTTATACAATCGCGAACATGGGCCGCGCTGGTTGCGCTGCTATCTCGATCTCAAAACAGCGAAGGGACAGGAAATGGTGCGGCTGCTGGGTCAAAAAGGGACTTATCAAATTCTCTTGTTTGCTGTAGAAGAGCCACAACGCTGCGCTCAAGCCATTTCTGTACGGCTGAATCCTTCTCAATGCCAACTTTTACAAGACTGGGCGAATAGCAGCCAAATTATTAACGCGGCTCAACCCAATCTCAGTAAAAGCTTGCTCAAACAGGAGTTTGAAAAGTTACAACCCCAAATTTTGATGAAACTCCAATCTGACGATCCGGATACTTCCTTTAGCTAG
- a CDS encoding aldo/keto reductase produces MKTRKLGNSEIEISPIIVGTWQAGKKMWVGIEDSETIKAIRAAFDRGITTIDTAEVYGDGHSEQIVARSLSDVREQVVYATKVFCNHLKYDQVLEACDRSLANLKTDYIDLYQIHWPAGSFKSEAVPIEETMRALNHLKEVGKIRAIGVSNFSRAQMEEAAQYGTIESLQPPYSLFWRPIEQDQKPYCEANNLSILAYSPLAQGLLTGKFGRDCQLAEGDHRVKNKLFYKKDNYQRVQDALDKLRPIADRHQCTLAQLSLAWLIAQPHTQAIVGVRNAEQAIANAKAAEIELPPETLQEIDAIGRTVTDPLDEGAVMWDF; encoded by the coding sequence ATGAAAACCCGTAAATTGGGCAACTCTGAGATTGAAATTTCACCCATTATCGTCGGAACTTGGCAAGCCGGGAAGAAGATGTGGGTGGGAATTGAGGATAGTGAAACCATTAAGGCGATTCGCGCGGCGTTCGATCGGGGCATTACCACCATCGATACGGCAGAGGTCTATGGGGATGGTCATTCTGAGCAAATCGTCGCGCGATCGCTCTCAGATGTCCGCGAACAGGTGGTCTATGCCACAAAGGTGTTTTGCAATCATCTCAAATATGACCAAGTGCTAGAAGCGTGCGATCGCTCTTTAGCCAATCTCAAAACCGATTATATCGATCTCTACCAAATTCACTGGCCGGCGGGTTCGTTTAAAAGCGAAGCGGTTCCCATCGAAGAAACCATGCGGGCGCTGAACCACCTTAAGGAAGTGGGGAAAATTCGAGCCATTGGCGTTTCTAACTTCTCCCGCGCCCAAATGGAAGAGGCCGCCCAATATGGCACCATTGAGAGCCTGCAACCGCCCTATTCCCTCTTCTGGCGACCCATTGAGCAAGATCAAAAGCCCTACTGCGAGGCGAACAATCTCTCTATTCTCGCCTACTCTCCTCTCGCCCAAGGCTTGCTAACCGGGAAATTTGGTCGCGATTGCCAATTGGCCGAAGGCGATCATCGGGTGAAAAATAAGCTGTTCTACAAAAAAGATAACTATCAACGGGTTCAGGATGCCTTAGACAAACTGCGACCGATTGCCGATCGCCATCAGTGTACCTTAGCTCAGTTGTCGTTAGCTTGGTTAATTGCTCAACCCCACACCCAGGCGATTGTAGGGGTCCGCAATGCCGAACAAGCGATCGCTAATGCGAAAGCGGCTGAAATTGAGTTACCGCCCGAAACCCTGCAAGAAATTGATGCCATTGGACGCACCGTTACCGATCCGCTTGATGAAGGTGCCGTGATGTGGGATTTTTAG
- a CDS encoding NUDIX hydrolase, giving the protein MHPSPIRVLSLGLIRQGDRTFLAQGYDSVTQKAFYRALGGGLEFGESSLEALKREFQEEINAELTDIQYLCTIENRFVSNGKPGHEIIFLYQCDFADPKFYHVETLPFLDAGGTLKFTALWVEIAQCLSGELFVVPAEFLRYLH; this is encoded by the coding sequence ATGCATCCCTCTCCCATTCGCGTGCTGTCTCTGGGACTGATTAGACAGGGCGATCGCACATTTCTGGCCCAAGGTTACGATAGCGTCACTCAAAAAGCATTTTATCGGGCATTAGGCGGCGGTCTGGAGTTTGGAGAAAGCAGTCTGGAAGCCCTCAAGCGGGAATTTCAAGAAGAAATTAATGCCGAACTCACCGATATTCAATATCTCTGCACGATTGAGAATCGCTTTGTTTCTAATGGAAAACCGGGTCATGAAATCATTTTCCTCTACCAATGCGATTTCGCTGACCCGAAGTTCTATCACGTTGAAACCCTGCCTTTTCTGGATGCGGGAGGTACGCTCAAGTTTACTGCTCTTTGGGTAGAGATTGCCCAATGCTTATCAGGGGAGTTGTTTGTCGTTCCCGCAGAATTTCTCCGCTATCTGCACTAG
- a CDS encoding DUF3531 family protein, with product MQVQFREFDPFDLWIWLKFTTVPSELEKQYIEEVFNSWFFLGKLGGFNAENLQVQETGLEVSYMDYDIEVAENSLSALMHNMADFEYQGVWARSWFDLGTSDAIAIDVLINALNQFSKDYVTIERLTIGGENPDWPIPQNRRSEMIVEN from the coding sequence ATGCAGGTACAGTTTCGCGAGTTCGATCCGTTTGATTTGTGGATTTGGCTGAAGTTTACAACGGTTCCCAGCGAACTAGAGAAGCAATACATTGAAGAGGTGTTTAACTCTTGGTTCTTTTTAGGAAAACTGGGGGGATTTAATGCCGAAAATCTCCAAGTCCAAGAAACTGGCTTAGAAGTTAGCTATATGGACTATGACATTGAGGTGGCAGAAAATAGCCTGAGTGCGTTGATGCACAATATGGCGGATTTTGAATATCAAGGGGTGTGGGCGCGGAGTTGGTTTGATTTGGGGACGAGCGATGCGATCGCCATTGATGTTTTAATTAATGCGCTCAATCAATTTAGCAAAGATTACGTCACGATTGAGCGCTTGACGATTGGGGGCGAAAATCCCGATTGGCCCATTCCTCAAAACCGACGTTCGGAAATGATTGTAGAAAATTAA
- a CDS encoding serine/threonine-protein kinase, whose translation MLKRFAIAQNQGSGVGNVALSANSILENRYRIVRELGAGGFGRTYLAEDMTRFDEQCVVKEFAPQVQGVQALSKAKELFRREAGVLYRLQHPQIPRFRELMQARANGNLTLFLVQDYIPGQTYSQLLKARLAQGERFKELEVRQLLAQVLPTLEYLHGEGTIHRDLSPDNLIRRESDGLTFLIDFGAVKQVANTAVRRLTPLKAGPTQIHKPGYSPPEQKQGQAYENSDLYALAVTALVLLTGEHPQALYDSYTATWRWQNRVSLSPNLTQVLMKMLAHQPSDRYPSARAVFEALNLYHLTAPQAAPVSVKVAPSPVTQVSQVATVNVVGRPLPPPIAIASPAPQSPVQASPSPIQRQMLGVLGWPFKLVWVLLRGGVKLGLLGLFLLLIGFATTRIPRFVKPAIPTIGLSEEQRRDRLHESYAQLEVAGEFWIALVNEVFYTQHPQSRGRQLDPNAPEDAPLRQRWIGIGEEILNQVERAQLSVQAREQLGRYSARDYDRWQAALSEGEMQALNERANERFERLFPEQQGKAIAQTRFEQIWYAIAADEFAKLQP comes from the coding sequence ATGCTTAAGCGTTTTGCGATCGCACAAAATCAAGGTTCTGGAGTCGGAAATGTGGCGCTGTCTGCTAACAGCATCCTCGAAAATCGCTATCGGATTGTGCGAGAACTGGGGGCTGGAGGGTTTGGACGGACGTATTTGGCTGAGGATATGACGCGCTTTGACGAGCAATGCGTGGTGAAGGAGTTTGCACCCCAGGTTCAAGGGGTACAGGCACTCTCAAAGGCGAAGGAATTGTTTCGGCGCGAGGCGGGGGTGCTTTATCGCTTGCAGCATCCCCAGATTCCTCGATTTCGGGAGTTGATGCAAGCCAGGGCGAATGGCAATCTGACGTTATTTTTAGTGCAAGACTATATCCCCGGTCAGACTTACAGCCAACTGCTGAAGGCGCGTTTGGCTCAGGGAGAGCGGTTTAAGGAATTGGAGGTTCGCCAACTCCTCGCTCAGGTGTTGCCAACCCTAGAATATTTGCATGGGGAAGGGACGATCCATCGCGATTTGTCGCCGGATAATTTAATTCGTCGCGAGTCGGATGGGTTAACGTTTTTGATTGATTTTGGGGCGGTGAAGCAGGTGGCGAATACGGCGGTGCGTCGGTTGACGCCGCTGAAGGCTGGACCGACGCAAATTCATAAGCCGGGTTATTCGCCGCCGGAACAAAAACAGGGACAAGCTTATGAAAACAGCGATCTATATGCGCTGGCGGTGACGGCGTTGGTGTTGCTGACGGGGGAGCATCCGCAGGCGCTTTACGATAGCTATACGGCGACTTGGCGATGGCAAAATCGGGTGAGTTTGAGTCCGAATTTGACGCAGGTGTTGATGAAGATGTTGGCTCATCAGCCGAGCGATCGCTATCCTTCTGCTAGGGCGGTGTTTGAGGCGCTGAATCTCTACCATCTGACAGCCCCCCAAGCGGCTCCTGTGTCGGTTAAGGTGGCTCCGTCTCCGGTGACTCAGGTGTCTCAGGTGGCGACGGTGAATGTGGTGGGACGCCCGCTACCGCCTCCGATCGCGATCGCATCTCCGGCTCCTCAATCTCCGGTTCAGGCATCCCCAAGCCCCATTCAGCGGCAAATGCTGGGGGTTTTAGGCTGGCCGTTCAAGCTGGTTTGGGTCTTGCTGCGAGGGGGAGTGAAGTTGGGGCTATTGGGTTTATTTTTACTGCTCATTGGCTTCGCAACTACACGAATTCCTCGATTTGTCAAGCCTGCAATTCCCACGATTGGGCTGTCTGAGGAGCAACGGCGCGATCGCCTCCATGAAAGTTATGCCCAGTTGGAGGTTGCCGGGGAGTTTTGGATTGCTTTGGTCAATGAGGTATTCTACACTCAACACCCCCAGAGTCGGGGGCGACAATTGGACCCAAATGCGCCAGAGGATGCGCCCTTACGTCAGCGTTGGATTGGCATTGGGGAAGAGATTCTCAACCAGGTGGAAAGGGCACAACTGAGCGTTCAAGCCAGGGAGCAGCTTGGGCGTTATTCTGCCAGGGATTACGACCGCTGGCAAGCGGCATTGAGTGAGGGAGAGATGCAGGCGTTGAACGAACGGGCAAACGAACGTTTTGAGCGGCTTTTTCCCGAACAGCAGGGGAAGGCGATCGCCCAAACGCGGTTTGAACAGATTTGGTATGCGATCGCCGCTGATGAATTTGCCAAGCTTCAACCCTAA
- a CDS encoding peroxiredoxin, with translation MSRRQFFSVLLAIALSFITVFNVTPPAFALGGKLPELNQSAPEFTLATNTGDGEISLSDYRGQWVVLYFYPKDFTSGCTLEARRFQQDLPEYLQRNTQILGVSADNVQSHAEFCDSEGLKFPLLTDSKGTVSKAYGSWIGFVSMRHTFIIDPQGILREIFTDVRPSVHSQEVLARLNELQQA, from the coding sequence ATGTCGCGCCGTCAATTTTTTAGCGTTCTTTTGGCGATCGCCCTTAGCTTCATTACCGTCTTTAACGTGACGCCTCCCGCTTTCGCCCTAGGCGGAAAACTCCCGGAACTCAATCAAAGCGCGCCCGAATTTACCCTGGCGACGAATACCGGAGATGGGGAAATCTCTCTATCTGATTATCGCGGTCAATGGGTGGTTCTCTACTTTTACCCCAAAGACTTTACCTCTGGCTGTACCCTAGAAGCGCGGCGGTTTCAGCAAGATTTGCCGGAATACTTGCAAAGAAACACCCAAATTTTAGGCGTCAGCGCCGATAACGTGCAGTCTCACGCCGAGTTTTGCGATTCAGAAGGTCTAAAATTCCCTCTGTTAACCGATAGTAAAGGGACAGTGAGTAAAGCTTACGGGTCTTGGATTGGCTTTGTGTCGATGCGCCATACCTTCATTATTGACCCCCAAGGGATTTTGCGAGAAATCTTTACCGACGTGCGCCCCTCGGTGCATTCCCAAGAGGTTCTCGCTCGTCTCAATGAACTGCAACAGGCATAA